The DNA sequence AGCGCTGGGACATTCAATTCTCCTTCGTGCGTGGGCACATGGCCGGATGTGGCCATGCGTTCCCCTCGCTCGCTGATCCTTCCGTGCCGTCGAAGCGAATTTCAACAGCCAATTGCTGTTCGCTAGTTCAGTTCAAATGTCCCGGAGATGAATTCACCGGGCCGGGCCCGAAAGGGAATTGAATGCGTGGAGATTTCTTGCCACCTGCGGACGCGCCGAAACCCGCCTGCGGACGCGCCGAAACCCACCTGCGGACGCGCCGAAACCCACCTGCGGACGCGCCGAAACCCGGTTACGGCTCCACGCCGAACCCCGGCTACAGCTCCGCGTACACCACGGCCGCGTCGTCGTGCCGCTTCCCGCGCGGGAACCCCGTACCGTCCGGGTCCGCCGACTCCAACTCGCGTACGCGCTCCACGAGTCCCCGCGGCCCGTCCTTGCGAAGGAGCGCGAAGCAGTCGGCCCAGCCGCCCTCGCGGAACGTCTCGACCCAGCGCCCGGCCCCGTCCGTGAGCGCGGCGAGGGCGGTGACGGCGGAGCGCGGAAGCGTGCCGGTGACCGCGCGGGCGGCGACGGCCGGGTCGGCGGCGGCGGTGAAGAAGCCGCCGTCGGCGTTCCGCAGGGCCTCGACGGCGGCCGCGTACTCACGGCCGAGCGCGTGCCGTTCGGCGGAGCCGCGCGGCAGCGCCCGTACGGCGTCGCGCAGCTCGCACACGGCGGCGGGCAGCTCGTCAAGGCGCGGATCGAGGACCGCGTCCACCGCGCCGCCGGGCCCCGCGACGAGCAGCGCCGAGTCGGACAGGACGAGGTACGAGACGCGCTCCGCGTCCCACCGCGCGAGGACCACCGTCGCCTGCGGTGTGCGCGGGTGAGAAAGGTCACAGGTGTCACGGTGGGTGTCCGCGGTGCGGGAGATCGCCGCCGCGAGAATCTCAGGGAGCGTCAGGTCCGGTCGTGAAACGGACAGTTCGCCCAGCGCGCCGCCGAGCCGCGCCGTGAACCAGGGGACGGAATGCAGACAGCCGACGTCCTCGGCCGGGGGCGTCACACCGTCGAGCAGGACCAGTGATCCGCCCTGTCCGGACGCGGGCAGCGCGACCGACGCGTAGTCCTCGTTGGGGCGGTCGGGGTCGCCGGGTTCGGTGGCCAGTTCGATGCGCATCGGGTCAGTCTGCCCGAGGCCCGCCCCGGCGGGGCCGGAGGGTGCGCGGTGGCCAGGAGGGGGCTCGCGGCGGCGGTCACGGCAGCGGAAAACGGCCGGAATCGACGGCTCCGAAGGGTGTGGCGGCGCATCCTGCCAAAGCCGCTCACGGACGTCCAACCGGCGCACCGCGCGCGGCCCTCACGACACGCAGCGTGACTTGCCCGCCAACTCCCAGTCGATGTTCACTCCTTCAGGTGGCCAGGCGGACGATGCGAGACTGCCGTGCACCGGCACTGGAATCGTCTGGCAAGGTCAGGGTCCGTGCCGGGAGCGCTCGCGTTGACGGATCGTCACCCGGGCCCTAGGGCAGACGAAAACAGGAATGCGAGCTCCGGTGCAAGAGATGCGGCCTCGGCGCGAAGGCAGCCAGCAGGCCCCGGGAAGGGCCAGACCGGGCGCGACCCCTCCCTCCGGTCCCTCCGGCCAGGGCACCGGCGCCGCGGGGCGCGAGGGGCGCGCGGAGACCCCTGTCGACGCCGCGCACGACGGTTCCCGGGCCGCCACGGACACGGCCCCCACGGACACGGCCGCCACGGATACGGCCGCCACGGACACGCCCCTCGCGCGCGCGGACGCGCCCGCGGAGCCCGAGCACCCCACCGGCGCCCCCGAGCAGCCGGTGCCCCCGCAGGCCGCCCCCACGCCTCCCAAGGCCCGCGTCCGCAACCGCCTCATCGTCGCCGTCGCGGTCGTCGCCGCCGCCGTCGCGGGGGCCGGGGCGCCCGCGATCATCGCCGCGTCCGAGGATCTCAACGACTCCCAGAGCCTGGTCACGCTCTCCGAGCTCACCCAGCAGGCCATCACGCTCAGCCACTCGCTGGCCGACGAGCGCGACGAGGTCACCGCCTACATCGCCGCCGGACGCCCCGAGGGCAAGGGCCTGTCGGAGAGCCGCAGCGCCCGCGTGGACCGGCGGATCGAGGAGCTGCGCGAAGCCGCCGCCGACGCGAACACCAACAGCTCCGTGACCGCCGGGCTCCGCAGCGACCTCGCGGAGCTCGCCACCGTGCGGCGCTCCGCGCTCACCGGCAGGAGCAGCGCCCTCGACGCCCACAAGGCGTACGCGAAGGCCATCGGCGAACTCCACGCCCTCACCCGCGAACTCGCCGAGAAACTGCCGCCGCGCGCGGGCTCCGGCGCCTACGCGCTCGCCGACCTCGACCACGCCGTCGACCAGGCCGGTGCCACGCGCGGCCTGCTCCTCGCCGCCCTCTCCGTGCCCCGCCCTGCCGCCACCGGCACCACCGTCGACCCGGTCACGGGCCTGCCCACGTCCGAGGCCGACGAGGCGGACGCCGAGGCCGGGCGCCGCGACGACCTCAGCGCCGCCGCCCAGCAGGCCCACGTCCGCGAACTCGCCGCGCTCGCCGACTTCCAGGAGGCCGCGCCCGCCAGGGCAGGAGCCACCTACGAGACGACGGTCACCGGCTCCGACGTGACCACCGCCGAGCAGTACCTGGACCGGCTCACCGACGAGCGCGAGCTGTCCGCCGCCGACCAGCGCCTGGACCGGGACAAGGTCAACACCGCCCTCTCCGCCCGCATCGAGGCCATGCGCGGCGCCGAGAGCGCGCTCGCCACCGCCCGTACGAAGAGCCTCGCGGAGCTGCGTGACGACGATGTCACCGCCCTGGAGATCAGGGTGGGGCTCGTCGGCGCGCTGCTGCTCCTCGCCGTCGGCGTGGCCATGGCGACGGCCCGTTCGCTCACCCGCCCGCTCGCCGTGCTGCGCCTCGGCGCGGCCCGGGTCGCGGCGGAGCCCGGGACGGCGGAGCCGGTGCGGTTCACCGGCCGTGACGACGAGTTCGCCGCCGTTGTACGGTCCGTCAACGCGCTGCACGGCCACGCGATCGCCCTCCAGGAGCGCCTCGGCACGCTCGAAGCCGACCGCAAGCACCTCATCGGCCGACGCCAGACGATGGCCGACGCCCGCCAGGCGATGGCCGACGAGCGCGACGCGCTGCGCGCCGAACTGGCCGACGCCGCCACCAACCTGGACCGGGTGCGGCGCGGCATCCAGGGCACGTTCGTGAACCTCGCGCTGCGCACGCTCGGCCTCGTCGAGCGCCAGCTCGCCGTCATCGAGAACCTGGAGGAGCGCGAGCAGGACCCCGACCGGCTCGCCACGCTCTTCAAGCTCGACCACCTCGCCACCGTCACCCGCCGCCACAGCGAGAACCTCCTGGTCCTCGCGGGCGCCGACCACGGCCACCAGCACGCGGGCCCGGTGCCGCTCGTCGACGTCGTCCGCGCCGCCGTCAGCGAGATCGAGCGGTACGAGCGTGTCCGCATCGCCACCCTGCCGCCGCACTCCCACATCGCCGGGTTCGCCGCGGACGACATCAGCCACCTGGTGGCGGAGCTCCTGGAGAACGCGACGTCGTTCTCGCCGCCCGACTCCTCCGTCGAGGTGGCCGGCTGGCTCCTGGAGAACGGCGAGGTGATGCTCTCCGTACAGGACGACGGCATCGGCGCGAGCGTGGAGCGGCTGCGGGAGCTGAACGCGCGCCTCGCCGAGTACTCCGCGTTCTCCCCCGAGGACGCGTACGAGCACGAGAGCGGCGACGAACTCGGGCTCGGCCTGTACGTGGTGGCCCGGCTCGCGGCCCGGCACGGGGCGCGGGTGCGGCTGCGCGAGCAGAAGCAGGGCGGCGTGGCCGCCGTCGTGGTGCTGCCCGACGGCATACTCACCGAACCGCCCGCCGCGGTGGCTCCGCGGCCGGAGCCTTCCCCGGTCGAGCTGCCCGCGGCCGAGCCGACGCCCGCCGTGCCCGCCGCCCGGGACGGCTCCGAGGCGGAGGCGGACTCCCGCGTGCTGCCGACGCGTTCGGGGGAGCGGGACCCCCTGATCGCGGCCGCGGAGACCACCATGGAACTTCTGGTGCCGACGCTCGGGGCCGACCACCCCGACGAGCACCGGGAGCCGGCGCCGCACGCGCTGCCCGACGAGGACGTGCCCGAGGCGGACACCCCGCCGGAGGCCGGGCCCCAGGTCTTCACCGCCAAGGGCCTGCCCAAGCGCACCCCGAGGGTCAGCCCGATCGCCGGGGGACTCGCGCCCAGGACCCGCCCCGCCGGAGTCGACGCCGAGGAACTGCGGCGCAGGCTCGGCGGGTTCCAGCAGGGGGCCAGGAGCGGGCGGCGGGACGTGGCGGCGGAGCTCGCCGGCCAGGCGGCCCGCGGGCCGGGCCCCGCCGGGGCCGTGGACACAGCAGGGACCGCAGATGTTCCGGGGGACCCAGTCGAGGAGGCAAGCAGTTGACTGCGCCCATGCGCACACCCGGTTCTTCCGCCCAGACCAGGAAACCCGAGGAGTCCGCGACACCCGAGTCGACGACACCCGAGTCGGCGAGACCCGAGTCGGCGAGACCCGAGGAGTCCGCCCCTGCCAGGCAGCCCGACGGGGCCGGGCCCGCCGTGCACGGCCTGAGCAGCGAGGCCCGCAATCTGCACTGGCTCCTGACGAACCTCGTCGAGGAGGTCTCCGGCATCCTCTCGGTGGCCGTCGTCTCGTCCGACGGCCTCCTGCTGCTGTCCTCCGACCCCGCCCGCAACGCCGAGAGCCGCCCCGCCCACCGGCCGACCGGGCCCCGGGGGTCGAGCGCGGACCTCGCCACCATCGTGTCCGGGCTCGGCAGCCTCACCCTCGGAGCGGCCCAGCTCATGGACGGAGGAACGGTCAAGCAGACCGTCGTCGCCATGGCCGAGGGCAGCCTCTTCGTGATGGCGATCAGCGACGGCTCGCTGCTCGGGGTGCACGCCACCCCCGACTGCGACATGACCGTCGTGGCGTACCACATGGCGCTCTTCGTCGGCCGGGCCGGGCACGTCCTGACGCCCGAACTCCGCAGCGAGCTGCGGCAGTCGATGGAGAACGCCTGATGGGCGCGGGCGCGGCGGCGCCCCGCCTGCCGGTGCGCGGCGCCGACCGGAAACCCGCGCGGGTGCGCCCGTACTCGCTCACCGGCGGCCGCACCCGCTTCGGGCACGTCCTGCTCGTGGAGACGTTCGTGGCGGCCCAGCCCGCGCTCGAAGCGGCCGAGGAGCGGCGCGAGCTGGGGCAGGGCGACCCGCTGGCCGCCCGGGTGCTGCCGGAGCTGCGGGCCATCGTGGAGCTGTGCCGCCGGATGCGGACGGTCGCGGAGATCTCGGCGCTGTTGAAGATACCGCTCGGGGTGGTCCGCGTCCTGCTCAGCGACCTCGCCGACCAGGGAAGGATCCGCGTGTACGGGACGGGCCACGGCCCGGGGCGGCCGGACCGCGCGCTGCTGGAGAGGGTGCTGCATGGGCTCCGCGGCATCTGACGCCCGCGTCCGGGAACTGCTCGACGGCGAAGAGGGCGTACAGGACTGGCAGCTGGACCGGACGCGCGCGCCGATCGCCACGAAGATCGTGGTCGCGGGCGGCTTCGGCGTCGGCAAGACGACGCTCGTCTCGGCGGTCTCCGAGATCACGCCCCTGAAGACGGAGGCGCTGATGACGCAGGCCAGCGCCGACACCGACGATCTGAGCGCCACCCCGGGCAAGACCACGACCACGGTCGCCATGGACTTCGGGCGCATCACGCTGGCCGACGACCTCGTCCTGTACCTGTTCGGCACGCCGGGCCAGCAGCGCTTCTGGTTCATGTGGGACGACCTGGTGCGCGGGGCGATCGGCGCGGTCGTCCTCGCCGACACCCGCCGGCTCACCGACTGCTTCCCCGCGCTCGACTACTTCGAGAGCTGCGGCCTGCCGTACGTCGTCGCGGTCAACCACTTCGAGGGCACCGAGCGGTACGAGGCGGAGGACGTCCGCGAGGCGCTCACCATCGCCGACCGGATACCCGTTCTGATCATGGACGCGCGACAGCGGCCTTCCGTGATCGAATCACTGCTCGCCCTGGTGGGCCACGCGCTGGACGAAACGCCCGAGTGACGGCTCGGGCGTGCCCGCGCCCGAGCGCCCGCCGAGTTCCCGGAAGTGGTGGAAGGACCCGTATGCGGAAGATACTCATCGTCGGAGCCGGTCAGTCCGGTCTCCAGCTCGCGCTCGGACTCCAGTCGCGGGGGTACGAGGTCACGCTGATGTCCAACCGCACGGCGGACGAGATCCGGTCCGGCCGGGTCATGTCGACGCAGTGCATGTTCCACACCGCCCTCCAGCACGAGCGCGACCTGGGGCTCAACTTCTGGGAGTCGCAGGCCCCGGACATCGAGGGCGTCGGCGTGTCCGTCGCCGGGCCCGACTCCGCCCGCGTCATCGACTGGGTGGGCCGGCTCGACGGCCGCGCCCAGTCCGTCGACCAGCGCGTGAAGATGGCCGGGTGGATGGAGACGTTCGCCCAGCGCGGCGGCCAGCTCGTCATCCACGGCGCGGCCGTCGGCGACCTCGACTACTTCTCGCGCGCCTACGACCTGGTCCTGGTGTCGGCGGGCAAGGGCGAGCTGGTGTCGATGTTCGAGCGGGACCCGGAGCGCTCGCCCTACGCCGCGCCGCAGCGGGCGCTCGCCGTCGCCTACGTCCACGGGCTCGGGCCGCGCCCCGAGCACCCCGAGTTCGACGCGGTCCGCTGCAATCTGGTGCCGGGGGTGGGCGAGCTGTTCGTGATGCCGACGCTCACCACGTCCGGCCGTGCGGACATCCTCTTCTGGGAGGGCGTGCCGGGCGGCCCCCTCGACGTCTTCCAGGGAGTGAAGGACCCCGACGAGCACCTCTCGCTCACCCTCGGGCTGCTTGAGAAGTTCCTGCCCTGGGAGTACGCGCGCGCCACGAAGGCCGAGCTGACCGACGCGGGCGGCACCCTTGCCGGCCGGTACGCCCCCACCGTCCGCAAGCCCGTCGGGCGGCTGCCCGGCGGGGGCCTCGTCCTCGGCGTCGCCGACGTGGTCGTCGCGAACGACCCGATCACCGGGCAGGGCTCCAACTCCGCCTCCAAGTGCGCGGCGTCGTACCTGTCCGCCATCGTGGAGCACGGGGACCGGCCCTTCGACGAGGACTGGATGCGGGCGACGTTCGAGCGGTACTGGGAGACGGCGCGGCACGTCACGAAGTGGACCAACGCGATGCTCGCGCCCCCGCCGGAGCACGTGCTCACCCTCCTCGGGGCGGCGGGTGGCCTCCCGCCGGTGGCCGACCGCTTCGCCAACGGCTTCAACGATCCGGCGGACTTCGAGGCCTACTTCTACGACCCGGCTCGCGCGGAGGCGTACCTGGCGGAGGTGGCCGGGGCGTAGCCCCCACTCCTCAACCGCCGGAGGGGCTGGGAGATCCAGCCCGTCCGGCGTTTGAGGACGAGGCGCGGAGCGCCGATCGCCTAGGCTGCGCCGCCCGAGGCGATCGTGGCGTCCACCTCGGCCACACGCTGCCGCTCCTCCGCGGCGAAGCGTTCCGCGTCCAGCTTCTCCGCGATCTCCTCGTCCTGGGCCATCAGCAGATCCAGGTTCGAGTCGCCCATCTCGAAGACGCCCATGTCGACGTACGCCCGCTGGAGGCGTTCGCCCCACAGGCCGATGTCCTTGACGCAGGGGACGATCCGGCTGAACAGCAGCCTGCGGAAGAGCTGGAGGTACTCGGAGCGCTCGCTGAGCTCCTCGGCCTCCCGCTTCGGGACGCCGAAGTTCTCCAGGACCTCGACGCCCCGCAGCCGGTCCCGCATCAGATGGCAGCCCTCGATGACGAACTCCTCGCGCTCGCGCAGCTCCGCGTCGGTGAGCTGCCGGTAGTAGTCGCGCAGGGCCATGCGGCCGAAGGCCACGTGCCGGGCCTCGTCCTGCATGACGTAGGCGAGGATCTGCTGCGGCAGCGGCTTGTCCGTGGTGTCGCGGATCATGCCGAACGCGGCCAGGGCGAGGCCCTCGATGAGGACCTGCATGCCCAGGTACGGCATGTCCCAGCGGGAGTCGCGCAGGGTGTCGCCGAGCAGCCCCTGGAGGTTGTCGTTGACCGGGTAGAGCATGCCGATCTTCTCGTGCAGGAAGCGGCTGTAGATCTCGGCGTGCCGGGCCTCGTCCATGGTCTGGGTGGCGGAGTAGAACTTCGCGTCCAGGTCGGGGACGGACTCCACGATGCGGGCCGCGCACACCATGGCGCCCTGCTCGCCGTGCAGGAACTGGCTGAACTGCCAGGAGGCGTAGTGCTTGCGCAGCTCACCGCGCTCGTGCCCGTTCATCAGGTCCCAGTGCCGGGTGCCGTACAGGGTCATGGCCTCGTCGGGGGTGCCGAGCGGATCGAGGGGGTCCACCTCCAGGTCCCAGTCGATGCGCTTGGCGC is a window from the Streptomyces spectabilis genome containing:
- a CDS encoding protein phosphatase 2C domain-containing protein, translated to MRIELATEPGDPDRPNEDYASVALPASGQGGSLVLLDGVTPPAEDVGCLHSVPWFTARLGGALGELSVSRPDLTLPEILAAAISRTADTHRDTCDLSHPRTPQATVVLARWDAERVSYLVLSDSALLVAGPGGAVDAVLDPRLDELPAAVCELRDAVRALPRGSAERHALGREYAAAVEALRNADGGFFTAAADPAVAARAVTGTLPRSAVTALAALTDGAGRWVETFREGGWADCFALLRKDGPRGLVERVRELESADPDGTGFPRGKRHDDAAVVYAEL
- a CDS encoding sensor histidine kinase; this encodes MRPRREGSQQAPGRARPGATPPSGPSGQGTGAAGREGRAETPVDAAHDGSRAATDTAPTDTAATDTAATDTPLARADAPAEPEHPTGAPEQPVPPQAAPTPPKARVRNRLIVAVAVVAAAVAGAGAPAIIAASEDLNDSQSLVTLSELTQQAITLSHSLADERDEVTAYIAAGRPEGKGLSESRSARVDRRIEELREAAADANTNSSVTAGLRSDLAELATVRRSALTGRSSALDAHKAYAKAIGELHALTRELAEKLPPRAGSGAYALADLDHAVDQAGATRGLLLAALSVPRPAATGTTVDPVTGLPTSEADEADAEAGRRDDLSAAAQQAHVRELAALADFQEAAPARAGATYETTVTGSDVTTAEQYLDRLTDERELSAADQRLDRDKVNTALSARIEAMRGAESALATARTKSLAELRDDDVTALEIRVGLVGALLLLAVGVAMATARSLTRPLAVLRLGAARVAAEPGTAEPVRFTGRDDEFAAVVRSVNALHGHAIALQERLGTLEADRKHLIGRRQTMADARQAMADERDALRAELADAATNLDRVRRGIQGTFVNLALRTLGLVERQLAVIENLEEREQDPDRLATLFKLDHLATVTRRHSENLLVLAGADHGHQHAGPVPLVDVVRAAVSEIERYERVRIATLPPHSHIAGFAADDISHLVAELLENATSFSPPDSSVEVAGWLLENGEVMLSVQDDGIGASVERLRELNARLAEYSAFSPEDAYEHESGDELGLGLYVVARLAARHGARVRLREQKQGGVAAVVVLPDGILTEPPAAVAPRPEPSPVELPAAEPTPAVPAARDGSEAEADSRVLPTRSGERDPLIAAAETTMELLVPTLGADHPDEHREPAPHALPDEDVPEADTPPEAGPQVFTAKGLPKRTPRVSPIAGGLAPRTRPAGVDAEELRRRLGGFQQGARSGRRDVAAELAGQAARGPGPAGAVDTAGTADVPGDPVEEASS
- a CDS encoding roadblock/LC7 domain-containing protein — translated: MHGLSSEARNLHWLLTNLVEEVSGILSVAVVSSDGLLLLSSDPARNAESRPAHRPTGPRGSSADLATIVSGLGSLTLGAAQLMDGGTVKQTVVAMAEGSLFVMAISDGSLLGVHATPDCDMTVVAYHMALFVGRAGHVLTPELRSELRQSMENA
- a CDS encoding DUF742 domain-containing protein yields the protein MGAGAAAPRLPVRGADRKPARVRPYSLTGGRTRFGHVLLVETFVAAQPALEAAEERRELGQGDPLAARVLPELRAIVELCRRMRTVAEISALLKIPLGVVRVLLSDLADQGRIRVYGTGHGPGRPDRALLERVLHGLRGI
- a CDS encoding GTP-binding protein, with the translated sequence MGSAASDARVRELLDGEEGVQDWQLDRTRAPIATKIVVAGGFGVGKTTLVSAVSEITPLKTEALMTQASADTDDLSATPGKTTTTVAMDFGRITLADDLVLYLFGTPGQQRFWFMWDDLVRGAIGAVVLADTRRLTDCFPALDYFESCGLPYVVAVNHFEGTERYEAEDVREALTIADRIPVLIMDARQRPSVIESLLALVGHALDETPE
- a CDS encoding styrene monooxygenase/indole monooxygenase family protein, whose product is MRKILIVGAGQSGLQLALGLQSRGYEVTLMSNRTADEIRSGRVMSTQCMFHTALQHERDLGLNFWESQAPDIEGVGVSVAGPDSARVIDWVGRLDGRAQSVDQRVKMAGWMETFAQRGGQLVIHGAAVGDLDYFSRAYDLVLVSAGKGELVSMFERDPERSPYAAPQRALAVAYVHGLGPRPEHPEFDAVRCNLVPGVGELFVMPTLTTSGRADILFWEGVPGGPLDVFQGVKDPDEHLSLTLGLLEKFLPWEYARATKAELTDAGGTLAGRYAPTVRKPVGRLPGGGLVLGVADVVVANDPITGQGSNSASKCAASYLSAIVEHGDRPFDEDWMRATFERYWETARHVTKWTNAMLAPPPEHVLTLLGAAGGLPPVADRFANGFNDPADFEAYFYDPARAEAYLAEVAGA
- a CDS encoding ferritin-like domain-containing protein, whose protein sequence is MSTRDLYTRSQQDLTWQVPATGAARFSWEYDDGRERLLNLYQKGKDKQWDGAKRIDWDLEVDPLDPLGTPDEAMTLYGTRHWDLMNGHERGELRKHYASWQFSQFLHGEQGAMVCAARIVESVPDLDAKFYSATQTMDEARHAEIYSRFLHEKIGMLYPVNDNLQGLLGDTLRDSRWDMPYLGMQVLIEGLALAAFGMIRDTTDKPLPQQILAYVMQDEARHVAFGRMALRDYYRQLTDAELREREEFVIEGCHLMRDRLRGVEVLENFGVPKREAEELSERSEYLQLFRRLLFSRIVPCVKDIGLWGERLQRAYVDMGVFEMGDSNLDLLMAQDEEIAEKLDAERFAAEERQRVAEVDATIASGGAA